CGTCGCGTGGGCGCTAATGAAGGTCGCAAAGACACCGTTCATTACGCCGCGCAGTTCCGGTGTCACCCCACCCCGTAACGGATACAACCCATTCTTCAGGAGTCCGAACCCCACAGTGCTGGTCGCCGCGGTCTGCTCATCACTCGGTGCGGCGCCGTCGGGGTCCAGGATCGCTCCCCACTCATGTGCTTGCGCCCGAATCAAATCGGCCGGGAACGCAATCCCCGCTCCGGGGAGTCCCTCCGTCTCGGGGGTGATGGCGCCGGTTGCCGAGGCGACGAGAGCGCGCTCGGCGCGGTCGAGATCATCCGGGGCAACCCGTGTGGCAATTTGTTCGAGGGCGGAGACGATCACGTCGGCGGCATCAACGCCGAGGTTCCCTGAGGTGAGTCCTTCAGCGACGGCCGGGTGTCGCACCGGAACGCTCTGGCCAAGCAGACCGCTCGTGGCCGCCGCAGTACCGGTGACGATGCCACCGAGGCGCATCCGCCTCTTGGCTTCGGAGGCGGACACCCGGGTGATGCCGGTGATGAGTTCGTACTTGGTGCGGCATCCGCTCTTCCACGCCAACGAGTCATGGCCTCTACTGGTTTCAGCGCGCATACCCACGTCGGCGGCGGACCAGATCCGGCCCCCATCCACCCGGCGCCCCACCGCCTCCAACGCGCCCATCACGCTCAGGGCCGCGTCATCGTCGAGGAGGGGGAAGCTCACTCCGTCAAGAGCGTCACCGATCAGATCGCTGGCCTGCTGTAGCAGAGCGACCACTTCGGGACCGGACTTCATCGTCGTGAACATGTCCCCATTTTACCCTGAATAGAACAAGAAAGCGAGGCTTGCTCACGTTTAAAACTCGTGACCTTAGTAAATATTTCCACGCACAGCATCGGCTCCAACAGCGCCCTTCAGAGCTTCTATGCGCCCAGCTGACGCCTGTTCCCGCCACCCACAGACCCCGCCTATCCCCATAATCAGGCCCCCCACGCTGCCGCCAACGCCCGCACCGCCCCTTCGCCCCCGTCTTCGTTGGTCGGCGTCTCGAGACCCCGTGAGCCGACTCTGAAAATCGGCTCACGAGGTCTCGACTGCTCGCAAGCTCGCGCTCGACCAGCGAGAGGCTGGCCGCACGGCTGCGCACCCCCCTCTCGCTGGTCGAGGAGCCGGCACGCACTTCGCCGGCGTATCGAAACCCCGTGAGCCAGTCCCTCAGACCAGCTCCCGAGGTCTCGACTGCTCGCAAGCTCGCGCTCGACCAGCGGGTGGGTCTCGCTGGTCGAGGAGCCGGCACGCTTTTCGCCGGCGTCTCGAGACCCCGTGACCCAGTCCTGCAAACCGGCTCACCAGGTTTCGACTGCTCGCAAGCTCGCCCTCAACCAGCGGAAGGGTCTCGCTGGTCGAGGAGCCGGCACGCACTTCGCCGGCGTCTCGAGACCCCGCAACCCATCCCTCACGCCCCAACCATCCCCACCGCCCACTCCCCCACATGCAGCGCTGGCCACGCCACCCCCAGCACCGCCCCCAAATAAACCAAATTCCACCGCGTCAGCACCAATCCGTCCACCCCATACCGCCCCATCATCAGCTTGGTCAGCCCCGTAATCGGCCCCACCGCCGCCGTCGCCGTCCCCCACCCCATGCTGGCGGCCAGAACAAACAGCGTCGGTTCCGGGTTCAGCGGCAGCACCAGCGCCGCCACAATCGCCACCGACACCACCGGGTGCACACCCACCAGCGCCAGCAGAATCATCGCGAGCATCGCGCACCACGCCACCGTGAACCTCTCAACCGGCAACTCAACATTCAGCGCCGGCATCAGCACTTGCAACCCCACCGCGAGCACCCCGGCTGAGGCGAACAGCGTCACCTCGCCGCGCTTCATCGGCAGGTCATGCCGTGCGTGCCGGGCCAGCCTCCGCAGCGCCCTCCGCCAGCCCGAGACCAGCAGCCCCACCACCGTCACATTCAGCCCTGCGAACACCACAATCCGCGGCACCGACACATCCGGCGACAGCTGATGCGCCACAATCACCAGTGCTACCAGCACCAGCGGCACGCGCAGCAGCGCCCAGCTGAGCGCGTACCCCTGATACCCGCGCAGTTCCCCGCCTCACAGCCAAAAAATGTCCCACACGCTCAGCAGCAACACCACGGCCGCGGCCGCCAACCCCACCAGCAGCAGCACCATCGAGTTCGTGCCGGGCACCAGCGTGGTCGCGGCGGCAGCGGCCGCCCAAAACGGCGACCAGAACGCCCCCGCCGAGAACGACCGGTTCAGCAGCATGGCATCGGGCAGCCGCAGCGTACCCCGGCCCCGCAGGTGGTCGCCCACAATGCTCACCACGCCAATATTCACCACGGATCCCAGCAAATGCGTCGCCATCGCCGTCCGCAGCACAGCAACGCGCCCCCGCACGCCGTCTGCCTCAAAGGCTGCGCAGTCCTCCATAAGGAGGTCTTCGTCGCCGACGCGTGATGGTTGCGATGCCGGAATAGAACCTGAACTCGATCTCTGCGATAGCGCGCAGCAAGTATTCCGGGGCGAGCTGACAGATGTGGCGCGCCTAGTGGATGGTGATGTTGTTCTCGTTCCCAGCGGACTCGAGACAGGTGATGGCGTTCTCCTCGTCGAGGCAGTAGAAGGCCTGCCAGACGGCATCCACAAGGGAAATGAGCCAAGACGGGCCGGTATCGGCACAGCGAAGCGCACCAAACCACAGCGAACATGGAGACCCCGGCCCCAGGTGAACCGGAGCCAAGCCTCGCGTGGGACGGTCGCCGCCGATGGAGCTCGGACTTGAGGCCGACCCAGACACCCGCTCGTCGCAGGGCACTGACGCACACGATCTGCGCGTGGGCCTCTGCTACGACGCTCCGGTCGGCACCGTGTGCACACAGCTGTACATGCCCCGAGCGACCTTTTCAATGAGACTCTCTGCGATTTCCGCGCGAATCTTGCGCACGGTCAAGCCGTAATGAGTAAATTCCGCGGCGGTGGCCACCTCGCCGACGGAACCGCTGACCTGAAATGCTCGTGTGACATGAGTGCGCCCGAGGTAGCGCGAGCACAGACATCCGCTCAGAAAAAGACCGACGCAAACCAAAGCTCCGAAGATAACTGCGGGAGCGCAGGCGCGGGGCCGTCAGTCGGTGTCGTCGGCCACCCAGTAGCCGGTGAGGGCGAGCAGCTCGATCTCGCGGTTCGCGTGGGACGGCATGGCCACCGCCGGCGGAAAGACACCCATGGCCCGCCACTCGCGCACCACGGGAACGATCTGGTCCCAGAGCATATCCACCAGCGGCGCACCAAGACTGAAGTCGATCCGCGCGAGATGCGCAATCGACCAGGCCTGAAAGGCTCGGTAAAAGGCCGCGTGCTGCAGATACTCGTGGATGGCAAAGTCTCCGTAACTGAGATGCACGGTGGCTTCGGGATTGACCACGGCGGTCACCGCAGCCGTGGCCACGTCGTTCAGCCGGTCGTAGCTGGTGATGGGGTCATCACCCAGAAGGTCACCGTCATACTCCGTGCCGGCGTCCTCAATGGTGCGGCCGGCGAGCACGTCGGGAACCCAGGCTTCGTCCCGGGCATGGGTGGCGAGCACATCGCGCAGGGTGGGGTTCGGGGTGCGGGACCAATCGGCCGGAGTGGCCAGCGCGAGGTGCTCGGACGTGAGGCGGTCAATCACGGATCGCAACGCGGCATCCGCTTGGAGGAAAAGGTCGCTCTGGTTCATGACCGGCACGCTAGCACTCGCGTGCCACTGTGGCTACGGCTTCGCGGCGAGTGCGGCGTCGTCGGGGGCGCGGACATCCGTTCTGGAAAGAGGGCAATGAAATGGCCGGGAGCGCGCGCTCCCGGCCAGATCAGGTATGGCTAGCGGCTGGATTCGCTCGTGACGTCACCGGACTGCAGGTGCTCGGCAATCTTCTGAATCTCGGCACCGTACTCGCCGGAAAGAGCGTTGGCCTCGATCGCATCGGCGGCTGCCGCGCGGTCAGCCGCCAGGGAGTCCTGGAGCGCGATGAGGTCATTCTGCAACGCCGTCGGCAGGTTCGCGAAGAGCGCGGGGTTGTCAATCAGCGCGCTCGTCACGGTCTCGGCGGTGGCCTCAGCCTTGCTACCTCGCCCTTCGTCGGCTTGGCCAGCGTCGGTCGAAAGCAGTGCGTTCACGGCCGCAGCAAGCGGATGCTTCGGATCCTGCTGCACCGCCATGGCTACCTTTTGCGCTTCGGCTCCGTACCCGCCGTCGAGCGCAGTGGCTCCCACCTGCGTGGCGAGCGCCTCACGCTCGGTGTCTGACGCCGCGTTGAGCTCGGTGAGGTCGGCCTGCAGGTTTGCGGGAAGGCTTGCGAAGAGCTCGGCGTGGCTCTCGAGGGTGATCGACACGTTCTGCGCCTTCTCACCAATGCTGCCACCCGAGCGGATGTCCGCGCGGAGCTCCTTCTGCACCGCCGCGATCACATCGTCAGTGCTGCTGGCCGAGCCCTCGGCCGACGCGCTGGTCGTGGTGGGGGTGTCGGTGGTCTGGTCAATCAGGCTCGCCTGGGCGCCCACCGCTCCGAGGCCGAGCAGGGATCCTGCGGTCATCACAGTGATGGCACCGCCGAACAGCTTTTTCTTGAGGGGAGTGTTGAACGCCTTGAGGGTGTGGTTCTGGGGCATTTGTCGTTCCTTTCGATAGCTCGTGGCCTCCGACGGTGTCGGCTGCCACTGGGGCAATGCCCGAGCATAGATATCGATCCGTTGCCGCGGCTTCGTGCCGGCTGAGTACTCAGGTTCCCGCGGGGCTGCCGTGTGGGGGTGCGGGCCGGTCGCTGACTGTCTCGGGAGGGCGCCGCGGGGCATCCGTTGGGGCCGCCGGCAGCGCCCGAGGCTCAGGCTTCTCCCACGACTCTCACATGTGCGGGCACGGGATGGCCGGCACTCGCGTGCCGATGTGGCTCCGGCTTCGCGGCGCGTGCGGCGCAGCGGCCTGGAGCCGCGAGAATGGCAGTGTGGTGACTATGGG
This sequence is a window from Cryobacterium sp. CG_9.6. Protein-coding genes within it:
- a CDS encoding HNH endonuclease signature motif containing protein, which encodes MFTTMKSGPEVVALLQQASDLIGDALDGVSFPLLDDDAALSVMGALEAVGRRVDGGRIWSAADVGMRAETSRGHDSLAWKSGCRTKYELITGITRVSASEAKRRMRLGGIVTGTAAATSGLLGQSVPVRHPAVAEGLTSGNLGVDAADVIVSALEQIATRVAPDDLDRAERALVASATGAITPETEGLPGAGIAFPADLIRAQAHEWGAILDPDGAAPSDEQTAATSTVGFGLLKNGLYPLRGGVTPELRGVMNGVFATFISAHATPAFPSAEDQARMAAGELIPGAEEICDDRTGGEKCADILRAVFDKTARDPKTPRMGGAAPTVMVHVNARDLKNGRGVGWIDGVDAPISLKAVQERLCAGGYQQVIIGENGQVLHLGEKERFFSPAQRRAIAARDGGCVIPGCTIAAAWCEVHHVFPWKFNGPTNIDNGCLLCWYHHHSIDASGWQIKMVDGRPWILGPVLFDPGQTWRPAASHRANTPSTDPPWASDSR